CCCCCGGCACACCGCCGCGGGAGAGGGAGAAGCCGAAGGTGTTGCGAAATCCGCGCGGCCTCTCCCCTTGCACCCCCTGCGCAGAACGGGCAAACAGGCTAGGACGAAATTTCTCAGAATTGACGGGCCCCGATCATGGACGCGAACACAAAACCCACCGAAGTCATCTCCGTCCGCGACGTCTTCGGCATCGACACGGACATGACGATCAAGGGCTTCGCCGAAAGTTCGGAGCGTGTTCCGGCGATCGATCCGACCTACAAGTTCGACCCCGACACGACGCTCGCGATCCTCGCCGGCTTCTCCCACAATCGCCGCGTGATGATCCAGGGCTACCACGGCACCGGCAAATCGACCCATATCGAACAGGTGGCGGCGCGGCTCAACTGGCCCTCCGTGCGCGTCAACCTCGACAGCCATATCAGCCGGATCGACCTGATCGGCAAGGACGCGATCAAGCTGCGCGACGGCAAGCAGGTCACGGAATTCCAGGAGGGCATCCTGCCCTGGGCGCTGCGCAACCCCTGCGCCATCGTCTTCGACGAATACGACGCCGGCCGCGCCGACGTGATGTTCGTGATCCAGCGCGTGCTCGAGCATGACGGCAAGCTGACGCTTCTCGACCAGAACGAGATCATCACTCCGCATCCGTGTTTCCGGCTCTTCGCGACGGCGAACACCGTGGGGCTCGGGGACACGACCGGGCTCTACCACGGCACGCAGCAGATCAACCAGGCACAGATGGACCGCTGGAGCCTCGTCGCCACGCTGA
The nucleotide sequence above comes from Celeribacter indicus. Encoded proteins:
- the cobS gene encoding cobaltochelatase subunit CobS codes for the protein MDANTKPTEVISVRDVFGIDTDMTIKGFAESSERVPAIDPTYKFDPDTTLAILAGFSHNRRVMIQGYHGTGKSTHIEQVAARLNWPSVRVNLDSHISRIDLIGKDAIKLRDGKQVTEFQEGILPWALRNPCAIVFDEYDAGRADVMFVIQRVLEHDGKLTLLDQNEIITPHPCFRLFATANTVGLGDTTGLYHGTQQINQAQMDRWSLVATLNYLSHDAEAAIVLSKAPHYNNEKGRRTVSQMVTVADLTRTAFMNGDLSTVMSPRTVITWAQNAEIFRNIGYAFRLTFLNKCDELERQTVAEFYQRCFDEELPESAAAIAG